The following are from one region of the Aspergillus chevalieri M1 DNA, chromosome 1, nearly complete sequence genome:
- a CDS encoding uncharacterized protein (COG:S;~EggNog:ENOG410PXX7;~InterPro:IPR022085;~PFAM:PF12311;~antiSMASH:Cluster_1.1), which yields MNPEYSDDFEDKPLPLKLYSEYDDEEDLPIKKRLEALVNGDMSPSQAAIDFDTTITEVTNRRQKEMMKRPDPQALTPEERAQGVNMYDLVPNPRLAIHTIFLSIARLCSAFPPYHPGQNQIVEFLEALRALPRHEVYTGCPSEDPNEPYPTVLLWPLEGNWEAVAELFDYEITSCYPPYRWRNYNSAMARLTCSGLVDCGFLSSLDDILLSSDEYPDLQKRPIDGPNKIGNFMLGAAQWIMWSDECHYVYQQCKKVESVSGLRQMWSMERWREWKHQFAFVAGDERFVQKYREVAERSHRQMLICESEDTAE from the exons ATGAACCCTGAATACTCAGACGACTTCGAGGACAAGCCGCTCCCCTTGAAACTGTATTCCGAAtacgacgatgaagaagatctACCAATAAAGAAGAGACTAGAGGCCCTGGTCAACGGGGATATGAGCCCAAGCCAGGCGGCCATCGATTTTGACACCACTATCACTGAAGTAACCAATCGAAGGCAGAAGGAGATGATGAAACGGCCAGACCCGCAGGCTCTCACACCAGAAGAAAGAGCCCAAGGGGTTAACATGTACGACCTCGTACCAAATCCTAGGCTAGCTATCCACACGATATTCCTATCAATTGCCCGATTATGTTCAGCATTTCCCCCCTATCACCCTGGACAGAATCAGATTGTTGAATTTCTTGAGGCACTGCGAGCCCTTCCACGGCATGAGGTTTATACAGGTTGTCCTTCTGAAGACCCCAATGAACCTTATCCCACTGTGCTATTGTGGCCACTTGAAGGAAATTGGGAAGCAGTCGCTGAATTATTTGATTATGAGATAACAT CCTGCTACCCTCCCTATCGCTGGCGCAACTACAATTCTGCTATGGCGCGCCTAACCTGTTCAGGCTTGGTTGACTGTGGTTTTCTGAGTTCCCTAGATGACATACTGCTGTCCAGTGATGAATACCCAGATTTGCAGAAGCGTCCAATCGATGGACCGAATAAGATTGGCAACTTTATGCTTGGAGCTGCCCAGTGGATTATGTGGTCAGACGAATGTCACTATGTCTACCAGCAATGTAAAAAGGTGGAAAGCGTGTCAGGGTTACGCCAAATGTGGAGTATGGAGCGCTGGAGGGAGTGGAAGCATCAGTTTGCCTTTGTGGCTGGTGATGAGCGATTTGTCCAGAAATACCGGGAGGTGGCAGAACGATCACATCGTCAAATGCTTATCTGTGAGAGTGAGGACACGGCTGAGTAA